CCCGGCCTTCGGCCGGATCGCCGGCAGGAGCCGGCTCCTACCTTGCGTCGTCCAGCACCGCCCGCACCTTCGCGGCCAGCGTCTTCAGGGAGTAGGGCTTCTGGAGGAAGCTCACCCCTTCGGGCAGGACGCCGCGCCGGGAAATGGCGTCGGCGGTGTAGCCCGAGAGGTACAGGCACTTCAGGCCCGGTCGTAAGTCGTGGAGCTTTGCGTAGAGCTCGCGCCCGTTCATGCCCGGCATCACGACGTCGGTGGCCAGCAGGTGGATCTCGCCCGCCTCCTTCTCGGCCAGGAGTAACGCCTCGCCGGGCGTACGGGCGGCGAGCACCCGGTAGCCCTGGCGCTCGAGGATGGTCTGGCCCAGGGCCAGGATCGCCGCCTCGTCCTCCACCAGGAGCACGGTCTCGGTGCCCCGGGGGGGCACCGCGGGCACATCGCGGACCACCGCCGCCTCGCCCCCTCCCGTCCACCGGGGCAGATAGATCCGGAAGGTCGTCCCCCGGCCCGGCTCGCTCTCCAGGTACACCGCGCCGCCGGCCTGCGTGACGATGCCGTACACCGTGGCGAGCCCCAGGCCGGTGCCCTTGCCGGGCTCCTTGGTCGTGAAGAAGGGCTCGAAGACGTGGGCCAGGGTCTCCTGGTCCATACCGGTGCCCGTGTCGCTCACCGTGAGCACGGCGTATTCACCCGGCGTCGAACCGGGGTGTTTGTCGCACCAAGCCTCGTCGAGCACCGCATTCGAGGTCTCCACCGTAACGGTGCCGGTTCCCGGGATGGCGTCGCGGGCGTTCACCACCAGGTTCGCCAGGAGCTGGTCGAGCTGGCTGGGATCCAGGCGAACGGGCCAGACCCCGGCCGCCGGCTTCCACTCGAGTTCGAGGTCTTCCCCGATCAATCGGCGGAGCATGCCCTGGAGCCCCCCCACGGCCGCGTTGAGGTCCAGGGCCCGGGGGCTCACCACTTGCTGGCGCGAGAAGGCCAGCAACTGGCGGGTCAGGCTCGCGGCGCGCTCGCCCGCGTCTAGGATGCCCCGAAGCCTCGGCGCCAGGGTGTGGCCGGGGCCGAGGTCGCTGGCCGCGAGCTCCGCGAGACCGTTGATCACCGTGAGCAGGTTGTTGAAGTCGTGGGCCACCCCGGCGGCGAGCCGGCCGACCGCCTCCATCCGCTGCGCCTGCCGCAACTGCCCCTCCATCGCCTTGCGCCGGGTGATGTCCTCCAGCACCGCGACCACGCCGACCACAGCTCCATCGGCGTCGCGCAAGGGCGCATTGGATACCGAGAGGTCGATGCGAGCGCCGTCCTTGCGGCGCCTGCGGATCTCCACCCCCGCAACCCCCCGGCCCCCCAGGGACTGCCGGCGCAGCGCGTCGAACTCCTCCCGGTCTTCCGGAGCCACGATAGGCAGATACTGGCCCACGGCTTCTCCTTCGCTCCAGCCGAAGACCCGCTCGGCAGCGGGATTCCAGAAGAGGACCCGGCCCGCGGGGTCCACGGCGAAGGTGGGCAGGGGTGAGGCCTCGAAGAGGGCCTCCAGGGTCCGGTGGCTCTCCCGCAGGGCGGCCTCGGCCCGCCTGCGGTCGGTAACGTCCCGAAAGGTGACGACCGCGCCGGCTCGATCCCCGCCTTCGCCAAGGGGACCGCTGGTGAGCTCCACAGGGAAGGCGGTGCCGTCCTTGCGACGAAAGATCGACGCCACCTGACGGGTGCTCTCCCCCAACTCCAGGGCCTGGTAGATGGGGCAGCGGGCACCGCGGCAGGGTTCCCCCGGGGGGCGGTTCTGAGGACACACCCCCCGGTGGTCGCGCCCGGCCAACTCCCCGGCCGAGCGGCCGAGACTCTCGGCGGCCGCCTGGTTGACGAAGGTGAAGCGTCCCTCCCGATCCAGGCCGAAGATCCCCTCCCCGGCCGAGTCGAGGATGAGCTCGCTGCGATGCCGGAGGCGCCGGAGCTCCTCCTCCGCTCGCTTGCGCTCCGTGACGTCCTGCACCGAGCCCGCGAGGCGCACCGCAATCCCGCCTTCCTCCTGGAGCACGTCGGCCCGCACGTGAAGCACCCGCCGAGTCCCGTCGGGCCAGACCACGCCGTACTCGATGTCGTGACGCGCCTTCCCGCACAGGGCTTCCCGCACGGCCCCATCGACGCGCTCCCGGTCCTCCGATCGGGTCCTCTCCAGGAGCTCCGCCACCGGGCGCGCCCTCGGGCCCGAGGGGAGCCCGAAGAGACGCCAGGTCTGGTCACTGCCGTGTACCTCGCCGCCCTTCAAGTCCCACTCCCAGCTTCCCACCCGGGCAATCTCCTGCGCCCGCTCCAGGGCGGCCTCGCTCGCCTGGAGGCTCTCCAGCGCCGAGCGGCTCTCCCTCTCGCGCCGGCCGAGGGCTTCGGCCATGTGGTTGAAGGTCCGGACCAGGGCTTCGAGCTCCGCCCCGGCGTGGCCTGCCGAGGCCCTGGCTCCCAGTTCCCCGTCCCGCAACCGTTCGGCCGCGGCCGACAGGGCCCCAAGGGGGCGCGTGAGCCGGGAGGTACCGAAACACCAGGCGGAGCCCAGGGCCGCAGTCACGATCAGGGCGATCCAGGCGGCGTTGCGTCTCGGGTCGAAGTGCTCGTGCACCGCGTCCAGCGGAACGCCCACCGCCGCGTAGCAGCTTCCGATCCCCCCGTGGGGAAGGGCAGCGAAGGCGTACAGCCGCTCCACGCCGTCGAGCCCCCGCATGGCCGAGGGGGGGAGCCCGCTCCCGCGCGCCGCCGTGAATAGCGGCGCGTCCTCGGCCGGCCTGCCGGCCCACGTCTCGGCCTCGGGCCAGTGGACCAGCACGGTGCCCCGGTGATCGAAGATCGAAAAGGAGCTCCCGGGCGGGAGGAGAAGGGAGGACACCTGACGGTTCATCCATGCCAGGTCGAGCTCGGCCACGAACACCATTTGGACGATGCCGGCCGTGTCGGTCACCGGTACGGCAAGGGGCAACGACCGCCGACCTTCGGTTCGGCCGTGCGACCCGGTCGAGGCCGTGCGGCTGGCGACGGCTGTGCGGAAGAAGGGCTCCTCGGAGAATCCCGGTCCGTCTCCCGGGAGACCCGAACCGCACAGCAGGCCGCCGTCGGGCCGGGCCGCGAGGAGCCCGGCGAAGCGGGGAAGACCCTCTCTCAGGCTCCGGAGCAGCGGCGTGCAGGAGACCTCGCCCGCCACCAGGGAGTCTCCCACCGCTTCCAGCAGCTGGCGGGTCCCGTCCACGATCCCGTCGTGTTCCGCCCCGAGCAGGCGCACGGCCTTCTCCGCCGCGTCGCGTACGGAGTTCCTCGCCAGATGGGAATGTTCGTGGGCCTGGGCGATGAGGAGGAGGGCCGGGGGAAGGATCGAGA
Above is a window of Thermodesulfobacteriota bacterium DNA encoding:
- a CDS encoding PAS domain S-box protein, encoding MKTVRAHVLALVFVSILPPALLLIAQAHEHSHLARNSVRDAAEKAVRLLGAEHDGIVDGTRQLLEAVGDSLVAGEVSCTPLLRSLREGLPRFAGLLAARPDGGLLCGSGLPGDGPGFSEEPFFRTAVASRTASTGSHGRTEGRRSLPLAVPVTDTAGIVQMVFVAELDLAWMNRQVSSLLLPPGSSFSIFDHRGTVLVHWPEAETWAGRPAEDAPLFTAARGSGLPPSAMRGLDGVERLYAFAALPHGGIGSCYAAVGVPLDAVHEHFDPRRNAAWIALIVTAALGSAWCFGTSRLTRPLGALSAAAERLRDGELGARASAGHAGAELEALVRTFNHMAEALGRRERESRSALESLQASEAALERAQEIARVGSWEWDLKGGEVHGSDQTWRLFGLPSGPRARPVAELLERTRSEDRERVDGAVREALCGKARHDIEYGVVWPDGTRRVLHVRADVLQEEGGIAVRLAGSVQDVTERKRAEEELRRLRHRSELILDSAGEGIFGLDREGRFTFVNQAAAESLGRSAGELAGRDHRGVCPQNRPPGEPCRGARCPIYQALELGESTRQVASIFRRKDGTAFPVELTSGPLGEGGDRAGAVVTFRDVTDRRRAEAALRESHRTLEALFEASPLPTFAVDPAGRVLFWNPAAERVFGWSEGEAVGQYLPIVAPEDREEFDALRRQSLGGRGVAGVEIRRRRKDGARIDLSVSNAPLRDADGAVVGVVAVLEDITRRKAMEGQLRQAQRMEAVGRLAAGVAHDFNNLLTVINGLAELAASDLGPGHTLAPRLRGILDAGERAASLTRQLLAFSRQQVVSPRALDLNAAVGGLQGMLRRLIGEDLELEWKPAAGVWPVRLDPSQLDQLLANLVVNARDAIPGTGTVTVETSNAVLDEAWCDKHPGSTPGEYAVLTVSDTGTGMDQETLAHVFEPFFTTKEPGKGTGLGLATVYGIVTQAGGAVYLESEPGRGTTFRIYLPRWTGGGEAAVVRDVPAVPPRGTETVLLVEDEAAILALGQTILERQGYRVLAARTPGEALLLAEKEAGEIHLLATDVVMPGMNGRELYAKLHDLRPGLKCLYLSGYTADAISRRGVLPEGVSFLQKPYSLKTLAAKVRAVLDDAR